Genomic segment of Methylorubrum extorquens:
GCCGCCGCTGTTTCGGTGCTGTTATCAGCGGGTGCAACGTTATCAAATGTCATCATCCGATGTGGCCATTTGTGGCCCGCGGCCGCTACCAAATGCGACCATCCGATGTCGTCATTTGTCGTCAGACGATGTTGTCATTTGTGGTCTGGCCTAGCCGCCTCGCGCGCGGGCGCGTACTGCTCCGAAAACCCCTTCAGGGCCCGACAAAACCACGGCCACCGCTGTTTCCCGCTGTACTATCAGCGCGGGCGACGTGTTCCCTCGCGCGCGTGCGCGTATTGGGTGCGAAACTCCTCATGCGGCACGCCAGGCGCCGGCCCAATTCCCCTGTTTCCGCCCTGTATTATCAGGGACGAACCGCCTCGCGCGTGCGCGCGCGTACTGCTCCCTAAACCATTGTTTCGGCCCTGATAGCAGGGGCACGGCCAGCCCGAACCCATTCATTTCCGTTCAAGCGCGGCCCTCGCGCGCGGGCGCGCGTACTGGTGGCGAAATGCCGGCCCGGCCCGTATCGAGCCCGTAAATACGGGTGCCGACCCGCTGTGAAATGCTGTGATTTGTTGTCATCGCCGGGCGTCCATCCGCCCTGTCATTTCCTGTCAATTGCCCGCATCAGCGCCGCTCTTCCGGTCTCAGCGAGCTACGAGAGATGTTCACATTTGCGCACATCGCGCAGCGGTTCGGCACTCTGAAAAGCTCTGATTTGCTCTACCGACACGCCCGATGGGATTTCGTCATTTTTCGTCATCTGACAGGCGCCCACAGCCGCACCGCCGATCCCGGTCCACGATGCTTCCGGCGCTCCACCAACCCGCGCGCTTCAAGCGATGCAAACACCCGCGAGGGGTTCAGACCCTCCCCTGCTCGCGCCTTCCTGCGGACGGTGTTCGGCGCCCGCTCGGCTGCCTCCCTCTGCCGCTCATAGAACGCCCGGCGCTTCCGCTCGCCGATGCGGGCCTCTATCGCGTAGACGGTCGCGCGGAACGACAGCACGCCACGGGCAACCATAGCTCGCGCGTCTTCGAGTTGGAGCCGATCAGCGCGCTCAATGTGAGCTAAGGCCGGGTGCGGCTCCGGAGGCGCCAGCCTGTCGAGCACGGCCAGGACAGCAGCAGGCGAGTGCCACGCCCCTGCCCCGTGGTCGATTTCCAGAACCCGCAGCGCGCGCAACGCCAGCCTCTGGCGATCCCCTAGACCCTGCCCCATATCAGCCTCTAAGTGTATGATATCGGTCTAAACTCATTCCGATCCGATATCTACCAAGCGGCCCGAGCGGCGATCTGTTTCCGTCTAAAATAGACCCGTTCGCAGAGCGTGCTTGAAATCCGCACCTTTGAAAAACTTGGTTGTTAATCAAACCGGAGCTGCGCCGTGATCCGCCCCGCCTGCCTCACCCTTGCTGTCCTGATGCTCGCACCAGCCGCCCAGGCGCAGACCCGGCCTGACTATGACCGGCTCAAGCACGCATGGGGCGCGTGCGTGCGTCAGTCCTTCGCTGTGCAGCGCCAGCAGATGCCCGACGGCGCACTCGCGGTCGAGAACGCCTTTACCGCCTGCACGACCGAGGAAGAGGCGATCTACGCAGCCGGGCCGCTAGCGCCCGACGTGGAACGGCGCGGCCGGATCTACCTCCGCGGCCTACTGAAGGGCGACCTATTGCGCGCTCGCTGAACCCACTACCTGAACGAGCTTGCGCCTACCGGTGTGGCTTTCCCGTCATCGACTCCCCGTCGCGCTTCATGCTGCATTCGCGCGAGGGGAACGGAGTGCACGCGATGGCCTATTATGCCGGTCTGAACTTCGTTGATCCCTACCAGGGGGCCGTCACCTTCACCGTAGATACGACCGTTTATCCCCGACAAATCACCAACATAACCGGCACGATCAACGGCAACCCCGTCACAGGGCCAACGACTTATGCCGGCGCCAACAATCTACTCGCGGGCTTCGGCGAACGTGTAAACGTAGGCGTTCAACGAGAGCGCGGCTACCTGTTTGACGGAGGCGTATCGTTTTCAGCCGGCGGCGTCGATTACAACGTGCGCAACCCGAGCAATAGTTTCTTCGGTCAAAACGTCATCAGTAGCAGCGCCGCTCCGGGCGTGACGAACCCTGTCGAACTCACCGCGATAGCCGACCCAAATCCTGTCTGCTTCGTCTCTGGAACGCTAATCGAGACCACACGCGGAGCGGTTGCGGTCGAGGATCTGGCGCCGGGCGATGTGGCCGTGACCGCATCAGGAGGCCGTCGGCCTATCGTCTGGATCGGGCACCGCACCGTTGAGGCCCAGCCCGTCAGGATCTCAGCGGGAGCGTTCGGCGGCGGCTTGCCCCTTCGCGATCTCTACCTTTCCCCCGGCCATCCCGTGCTGGTGGGAGCCGATGCCGACAACGAGGGCGGGTGCCTCGTGCCGATCATGTGCCTTGAGAACGGCACCAGCATTGCCCGCACCATCTCCGCCCCGGTCACGTACTGGCACGTTGAGTTGGACGCGCACGACGTGATCCTTGCCGAGGGCCTGCCGGCCGAGAGCTACATCGACGGTGGGGATCGGGCGTTCTTTGCCGAGGCGTCCGACCACGCCTTGCACAACCCCGACTTTGTGCCGCCAGGATGGGGCGCGCGGTGCCGCCCCGTGGCGATCGACGGCCCCGCGGTCGATGCAGAACGCCGACGGCTTAGCGCCGTGTTCGCGGCCAGCCTGGAGCGCCACAGCGCATGGCCCGCCGGAGAGCTTGTGCTGTAGCTCCTACAGGAACCCGCCGCCCGCGTGATCCTTAAAGGCGTTCGCCCGCCTGATGTAGCCGACGACGGTGCGCGGATCGCGATGGCCCGACACGTCCATGATGCGCGCGAGATCCGCCCCGCGCTCGGCTGCCGTGGTGATGAAGCCGGCCCGCAGCGAGTGCGCCCCGAACAGCGTCGGATCGAGCCCGGCCGCTTCAAGGTGGCGCTTGATGACGTCGGCAACGGCCTGCGTGGTCAGGCGGGGAGGAGTCGCCAAGTTGGCGACAGCCCGCACCCGCCCCGATCGCGACACCGGCCGAAAGACAGGCCCTTCGGAGATCCCGGCCGCATCGAGCCATTCCCGCACCAGAGCGACCGGCCGAATGAACCGCCCATGCGGAATGGCCTTCTCGACCCCCTGCCCTTCCTGATCGGTCTTTGAGCGGCGCACGCGCACCCGCAGGCCGTCGGCATGTTCGGTCAGGTCCGCCACGTCGAGCGCGACCAGTTCGGAGCGCCGGAACGCACCCGCGAAGCCGAGCGCCAGCAACGCCCGATCCCGCTTGCCGGTCAGCGTGTCCGGTATCCGCATCAGCATTGCCGCTACGATCTCGGCGGTTGCCGCAGCTTTCCGCTTCGGGGCCACACCGACGCGCCGGCGGATGCCTTGGGCCGCGGTCCTCACGCCTTCGTCGTCGGTGGGATCGGGCAGGCCCGCCAGCTTGTGCGCGTACCGGATCGCAGCTCGGCGCCGGCCGATCGTCGCGGCCGAGCGCCCCGCCTCTGCCTCTGCAACGAGGAAGGCCGCCACCGCCTCCGCACTCGCCGGCAGGGACCGGAAGCCGTAGCGAGCGCACCACGCCTGGAACACGGCAGCATCGCTCTTGTACGCCTTCACGGTCGCATCGGCTTTGCTGGCCCGCTGATAGGCCCTGACGATCGCGGCGGCTTCGGCGGGCAGGTTCTCACCCGACCGGGGGAAAACCTCAGGTGCGAACGCCAACTTGGCGTCTGCATCGTTCAAATGGCAGGCTTTGCCACTTGATGCGCCGAGGCTAACATTTGATGAGTGGCCAAGTTGGCCACTCCTCCCCGCGTCAGTTTTCCTAGCCATCGAACCCGCCCTCATCGTCGCCGGGTCCGCCGGGCTGCCATGCCGGAAAGTCGCCGTCGGTATCACGCCCCTGTCGATCGCGTCCGAACCGCTCCGCGAGCGTTTCACGCCAGCCGGCCGGCGCATCGAACCCGCGCAGGCGCATCCGCGTCTCGACGTTGGCGAGCACCCGTTGCCAGTGTTCGGGGGACAGGTAGGCGGGCGACGCATCGAGGCCGAGATTGCGCGCGGCCTGCAAGGCGACGTCGCTCCACTCTAGCGGCAGCTCGGGCAGGAACACCGGGGGCATGGCTTCACGGACCTTCGGCATCGCATCCCCTCCCCGCGCCGAGCGCTTCCGCGATCTGGCTGCCGATCATCGCATCCGCCTCCCCTGGCCCGGCATCTGCCGCCCCGTCGAGGCCCGCAGCCCGGCCGAGGTAGACCAGCGGCCGAACGATCATCCCGCAGACGAACCGCCCGCCCTCGTGCTCGAGCGCCGGGCAGGGCCCCTCCAATCCGGCGCCGATGAACTCACGCGCGATCCCGCACGGCTCCGCGGCGCAGCAGTAGCCGCAGCCGTTACAGGGCGAGCCGGTCGGCGGCTTCACCAGCAACCGCGCCCCGTCTGTGCCGTCGATCAGCGGAATAGCCGTCATAGCCTTGGCTTCACTTCCTCACGGCGCTTGTGACCCTGCCCGCTCGAAACTTTCGAGAAGAACGGTTATCGCAAGTTACAGCGCAGATGCCTCCGCAGCAAGATCCCGAGCGGTCTTGATTGCCTGATAGCAAGGGAGCGAGATTGCGCCACGCATGGTTCCCCCGAACCGGTGAACCAACGGCCGGGGCTTTTACTCAATGCTGAGTGAAAGGGTCTGGCCGCCCGCGCGCCGAGTTATAGCCGCTTGCCGCTAAACTCGCTCAAGGCTGGCACGACGGCCCGGCAGTGATAGCGAGCCAACAAGCCTGCGAGCGTGCACGCCAGCCCGATCCCTCGCCTACTTGCTATGGCGGGCCACGAAGTCTCGTATCGCTTCCTCGCAGATCTCTTGCACCGTCCGATCCTGCTCGAGCGCGATCAGCCGGAGGCGCTTCCGCGTCGGCGCGTCGATGCGCGTCAGGATCTGCACGCGGTTGTCTTTCTTCGCCTTGGACGGGGCCGGTGCGGGCTCTGTGCTGGACGCCTCAGGCTCCGGGGCGATGGGCGAGGGCGTAGCCGGCCTTCTGGCGAAGCGGTCGCTCAGGCTGTTTAGCGAGGGGCGGGGCGCCTTGGTCATCGTGTTCCCTTCCCGGTCGCACTCAACCGCGCCTGGACCTCTCGCCACAGCGCGCCGACTTCAGCCGCAGCCTTCCCGCTCGGCTCGTGCTCGCCGACCGTCAGGCCGGACAGGATCGCGTGCGACATGCTCACCCGGTTGGCGACAGCGGTTTCGGCAACCTCGGCACCCATGCTCGCAAGGGCGGCTCGCGCTTCCGTGACGATCGCCGGTTCGGCCACGCCTGTCCGCGGGGGCGAATGGTTGATGACGGCGAGCGGCGCCTTGCCGACCCGCTCGGCGAGATCGAGGGTTGCCGCCACCGCGGCAAGATCCAGCGGCCCCGGCCGGGTGGGGACGAGCACGACATCGGCGCACCGCATGGCGCCGAGAATGCTGTCTTCCGCGTGAGGCGGCGTGTCGATGATGACCCGCGCAATCCCCTCGCGCCGCGCCGCGTCTATCAACTCTGGCAGCTCGCGTGCGTCAGCTTCAATGAGGTTCGGCACATCGGCTTCGCGCAAGCGGTGCCACCACGCAAGCGAGCGCTGCGGGTCTGTGTCGAGCAGCAGGGCCGGCTTGTCCGGTTCGGAGGCAAGCACACTCAGGTGCATGGCAAGCGTCGTCTTTCCGACCCCGCCCTTTCTGGCGGCTATGGCAATGACCTTCACGGCTGATCCCTCGGGAGCGCGATCGGAAGCGGGCGAGCCATCCAGCCCGCAAGCGAGACTGTCAACTCGGGAGCGAGACTGCGAGCGGTCAAGCGGTCGAGACCGCGCGATAGCCTGCTATCAGGATTGCGAGGGAGCAGGATCGCGAAGCCGAACGCCGGGGCGTCCATGGTTCAGAAATTCGACCCCAGCCGCCTCAAGCGCCGCCTGAACCGCGCGGATCGTGTCGAGACCACTTGTCAACGTGGAAGCGCCTTTGCCCTCCATCGCCCGAACTGTGTTGGCGCTCACGTTGGCGAGCTGCGCCAGCTTCATCTGATCCATCGCCACAAGCCCGCGCGCGGCCCGAAGCTGGTTCCCCGTCGTCAACATAACAACTCCGGTGTTGTTTTTACCTAGTTGCCTGTTGACAGCAACAAGCAGTGGGTAATATAACAAGTTCATCGGCGCTGACAACCGGCGCACCTTGGATTTCCCCCCGATGTCCCACCGCAGCCGCGCCGCGTCCTTCTCCTGGTCGAACGCCAAGCGCGACATGCGCGCCGACCGCATCCAGGCCCCGGCCGGCTTCCTCGGCGCCCGCGCCCGTGTCGAGTTCGCCGCCCGCATCGGCAAGGTCGCGCTCGTGAAGGCTGACGGCAGCTTCGACCGCGCCGGCATCATGACCGCCGCTGCTGCCGCCGCGAAGGCTCATCAGGCTTCCTACGGCTCGACCTGGGCTGACGCGATGTCGGTCAGCCTCAAGGCCGCTTGGCAGGCCGCCCGCACCACTCGCTCCCGCAACGCTCACTGAGGCCGCGCCATGCTCCCCGCTCTGACCCGCCGCGGCCTCGTGGCCGCCCTCACCCTTCCGGCTCTCGCAGGCTCCGTCCGGTCCGCACCGGCCGACCCGATCTTCGCGGCGATCGCGCTCGCTCAATCCACCGACGACGCTCTCGCAGCCCGGCTGTCCAATCTCAACGAGGATGACGCGGAGGCGGTGCGCCTCGCCGACGAGGCGTGCGACGCGGCAGACGACGCCTTCAACGCCTTACGCGACACTCGCCCGACCACGGCCAACGGCTTCCGCGCCTTGGTCCAGTTCTACGCGGACCAAGCCGAGTTGAACGAGCCGCACTGCTGCGGCGGGCTCTACCTCCGGCACGTCCTGGCCGCCCTGCCCGAGGTAAGCGCGTGATGCCGACCCGCCGCCTCGCCCTCGCTTCCATGCTCGCCATGATGGCCGCTCCCGCCATCGGCTCCACGCCGAGCCCTTTCCTCGCCGCGATCCGCCGGGCTCGCCTTGCCGACGCTGCCAACCGGCAGGCCGGCGCCGACAGCCTCGACGTGTTCGGCCCGAACGGCGCCCGCCCCGCCTACTGGCGCGCGTATCGGTTCGGTGTGCTGGCCGAGCGCTACAGCGCCCGCCGCGCGCTCCACGCTCTGACGCCCACCACGGCCGACGAGGCGTCCGCCCTGGTCGCCTACCATGCCGAGCGCGTCAGCCTGACGAATGATCCGGAGGCCGTCCGCGCTGCCCGCCGTCGGCTCCGCAAGGTGTTCGCTCGGCCCGGCGCCGCTCCGGCCCCGCCGCTGCCGGCGATCCTGAGACCGCCCGCGCCTTCCTGATCCGGCGCCCGCCGCACTCTCTCAAGCACCCTAACGGCGAACCCCTTTCACGAGCCCTCACAGGAGCACGAACGATGACGCACGCCCTGACCATCCGCACCGACGCCGAAACCGTCCCGTACCACGCCGATCCCATCTTCGCGGCGATCGACCGCCACAGCGAGGCGTGGTCTGTCTTTCAGGTCGCCCCGGAAGGCGCCGCCAGCATCGACGCCGACGCCGAGACCTTCGACGCCCTGCACGATCTCCTTGCCACGCCCTGCGCGACGCGGGCCGGCGCCTTCTGCCTAATCCGTCACCTTCGCTGGTGGCTCACCGAGGAAGCGGTGAACGCTGGCGCCTACGGCACCGACGACGGCCCGAACGCCTGGACGATCGCGGAGGCCCGCGAAGCCGACCTATCGCTCTGCCTCGGCGTGGAGCGCGTGCAGCGCCTTCCGATCGCCCTGCCCTCCGGTCGCCTGCTCGGCCCTGTCATCGACCTTCGACCGGTCGCCGCCTCCACGCCCGTCCGCTTCGCCCGCCTCCTCTCCCGTGCCGGCGATGTGGTTGCCGCCCTCGTCCTGATCGGCGGCGGCATCGGTCTGACCGGCCTCGCCTCCCTGCTCTGATCCGCCCCGATCCCGCCATCACTCTTGCCAGAGAGAGCCGATCCCATGCGCAACCCGCTCCGCAACCTCGTCGCCCGCCACCCTGACAAGCTCACCATTCGCGAGCGCGTCGCCGCCACCCGTGACCGCCTCACAGGCAAGCTGCGCGGCAACCGTGCTCCCGAGCATGGCAACGCCGTCTCGCCCGAGCTGATGTGCAGGATCGCGGAATGCCTGTCGGCAGAGGCCGCCTTGAATGCCTGCAACGATGGCAGCGATTGGCCGGAATTTCCCTCCCCCATAATTCGGCGGGCTGGGGAGGCCCGCACTGCCGTCGCGCTGTTCCCGTCCGCCGCCCCCGCCGACACATGGGCCAAGGCGCGGTGCCTGTCGCAGATCTATGACCGCGAAAGCATGAAGGCCGAAGTTGCGAAAGACGCCGCAACCGGGATCACGCTCGATGGCTTCGCGGTCGCCTTGGCCGAGGAGGTCATTGATCTGACCAAGAACGCGGGCGCCTCGGCACTCCCGTCTGCGCAGCCCGATCCGATTTTCGCAGTCATCGCCGAGGGCGAGCGGCTGCTGCGGGTCTCCGATGAACTGTTCATCATTCCCGATCCTGACATCGACCCGCTGCCTGAGAAGCTTGAGGCGTTGGATGCGGTGTTCGAGCACCTCGACAACGTTTTGTTCAAGACGATGCCGACAACGGCGGCCGGCTGTGTGGCGCTGGCCCGGTTCGCACTGCACTACCACAAGACGCAGGGCGTCCACATCAGCGACGATGAAACCCTGATCTTCTCGCTGATCGCTCAATCGCCCGCGCTCTGACCCTGCCCTAGCGGCGGGGTGCCACTCGCCGCGCTCGCCTCATCCAACATCAGGAAGCGCCCCCATGGCTTCACTCAACCTGCGCGCCGCCCTCAAGCGCGATCCGAACCGCCTGACCCTCAAGCAGCGTGCAGCCGCGCTCAAGGCCACTGCTGGCCGCGTTTTTCGCCGCCGACCGGTCGCCGTTGCTCCGGCTGCCGAAGGTGCCGACCCGCGCCTCGTGGCGATGGTCGCGGAGCTTCTGGAGGCGCGCCGCAAGCTCAACGATCCCGCCATTCCCGACGGCCCGGAAATTGATGCCGTTGCCGAGCGGGAAACGCACTTGTGCCTCGAAATCCATCGGTTCCCGGCTCAGTCCATCCACGACATGCGGGCCAAGCTCCCTCTCCTCCGCGAGGAAGCCGAGGACATGGCGCGGAGATGGGACGGCCGGCGCGTGCCTTTTGAGGAGTCGTTGCCCGGTACGGCCTGGACGAGCCTACTGCGTGACATCGAGCATTTAGCGGGTGTAGGGCCCAAAACTGACATCGCGCCCGACCCGATCCTTGCGGCAATTGAGGCGAGCAAGGCCGCGCACGCGGTACGAGATGCTTGGGAGCAGCGCTTCAATGGGGGCACGAAGCCGAGCGCGGCCGATTTCGCGGAAGAAGAGCACCTGAACGGTGCGCAATTCGCTGCCCATGAGGCGGCATTGTCCACGGTGCCGACATCTGCCGCCGGGCGCCTCGCTCTGCTCGAATATCTGCGCTGGCAGATGGGGCTCTTCGGCATGGCCGATGGAAGCCCGCCAGATGCTCACAGCGAATTTTGGCCGGATGCCTACAAGGCGCTGAAAGCAGCCCTGGCATTTGAGGCCGATCCGCAGGCGCACCAGAGCGCAGGCGTCAGCAACGTGGACGTGAAAGCTAGCTCTGGGTCTGCCGAACGCGACCTGTCGAAAGAAGCGTTCGACTACGCTCGCGGCCTCGACCTTTCCGGCGTGTCGTATGGTGCCCTGTGTCGGCTCTACGATGTCTTCCTATCCGCGCACACTTTGCTTTCGCCACACGAGGACGAGGCGGCGTTCACCAGCGGCAAGGTCGGAAACTTCCGGGTTCTTTCGACCGCCGGCCTCGTCGTTGAGGCAGAGATAAACCGCCTTGGGTGCCTGCGCGACACTGTGGTGATGGAGATGGAGCGCCGCAAGCCGGAGGATCGCACTGACAACCGGATGCGGCTTGAGGTCGTGATTGCTCACAGAATGAGGAGCGAGGGGGATATCAGCGACGCCTTGCTCGCCGAGTATGCGGAAGCCCGGAGAGCCTGAGCCGTGCCGAACGTCATCACCTTTCGCCCGCGCAAGCCGTCGGCTTCCGTGTCCTCGACTGCGGTGCTGGAAGGCTCCGCACTCCGAGCCGAGATCGAGCAGGCCGCACAAGCCGCGCTCGACCAAGCCGACCGGCTGATTGCCCTCCTCGATAGCCTCGATGGCAACACCGACGACCAGGACGGCGGCGACGCCGAACCGTCCCTCGCCGCCCCTGAGGGGCACGACAGCCAGGTCGTTTGGCTGCGCGGCTCCGACCGCGACCTAGAAGCCTGATCCCCCACCGGAGACCCGTTCAGTGAAAGCCCGTTTGACCGCCCGCGCTGCCCTCGCCTTCGGGATGCGCTCTCTTGCCCGTGACGCCCTCCGGCTCGGCCGGGCCAGCCGCCGCCTGTTCGTCCAGGCGCGGAAGGATGCGGGGCAAGGCTCGCGCGTCTCGACCGCCCTCCTCGTCTGCCTCATGCTGGTGGGTCTGTGATGCCGCGCCTAACGGAAGAAAGAACAATGGAAGACGAGACTTTCACGCTAGATGGCATCCCCCATCGCTTGAGCTTTGAGCGCGCCGACGGCGAATGGCTCGCCCACGCCCACCGAAACGGTCGGCGCGTTGGATGCGTCATGCGATTGTCGGAGAGCATTGTCGCGTCGCCTGACGCTGCCCGCATGATCCTGACTGACGGCGCAAAGGCGATAATCGCTTCCCTGCAATGGCAAGGGGCGGCAGCAGCCGCGCGGCCGGTTCCTTTCACGCATGAAGGGATAAGCTACGAAATCTGGCCGGAGAGCCGAAACTACGCATCAGGAGCAACGGTCTATCGAGACGGCACGCTGATCGCCTCAACGGACGATGTGCCGTGGCCGGACAAAGTCGGCGGGCCAGAAGAGGACGCGGAGGCGATTGAGCGGGCGCGCTGGCTGGTCATGTCCGGTTTCCGCGGTCCAGGCAGGGGGCAGTAATGCCGACCGACCTTCTCCCCGCCCGTTCCCGCCGCCTGTCGTGGCGCCAGACCGTCGCGCTAATGTGGTTGCTGGCGCGCGCATGGCGCCTCCACCGGCAGATGGAGAACACAGCCGGCCGCCTGTCCGTTCGTGAGGACGAGGCCGACAGCGCCGCCCTTCTTAAGAGCGCGCGGCGATGGGTTGCCATTCAAGACCGGATTGCGACGCTGCTCAACGCGGAGCCGCCGGAGCACGTCGCCGAGCTGCGCGAGATGTTCGCCCGGCCGCTGCTGAGCGGCCCGACTCCGGTCGAACCGCCCAGCGTTGCGCATCCCGACCGCGCCGCGGCCATGCTGCCGAAGTAGCGCTCGGCGCTAGGAAGCTCAATCGCAATCCAGATTGCAAGCTATCGTGATAGCAAGATTGCTAGCTACCGAGATTTCAAGTTCCCGCCCGCGCTGGCACGCGGCGCGGGATAGGGGCCGGCGGCTCGTGCATCGCTCTGGCAGGCGATCCGGGGCAACCGCCGGCCTCGCCTATTTGCCTCGCGCTCGCCGGCTACGATCGACGCGCGCCGATTGCGTACAGGATCAGCCCAACGAAGCCGATTACACCTACGAGCTTCGCCGCGCCGCTGATTTGCGCCAAGAGCGGAAGGTCTGATGGTGGGTCGCGCACCCAACCGCCGACAACCGGATCGTAGAGAAGGAACACGGTCTGACCTTTCACGGCCCCTAGCCGTAGCTCTACCCGTAAGGCCCGCGAAACAGGTCGCCGAGCGCCTTCCGCCTGAATAAGGTCCGCCACCGCCGCCGACGGTGCTCCGGCGCGTCGTGCAGCATGTGGCAGCGCTGGCACCACGCCGCGAGGTTCGCCGGGCTATTGTCGGCCGTGTCGTGGTTTCGGTGGCCGGTGGCGAGCACGACCCGTGTCGTTCGGACCTCGCCGAGCACATCGGCCGCGCCGACCTCGATGCAGACGAAGCCGCCGGCACCGTCGCGCCAGGATGCCGCCACCTCATCCCACCACCGCCCGTCGCCGAGGCAGAACACCGTGCACCCGTGCGGACGCTGGCACGCCTCGCACCGGCCCTTGGCGCGGCCGAACCGGATCACCGCCGAGAGCTGCGGCCAGTCGATCGGATAGAAGAACCGATGCTCGCGCCGGATCGGCATGGCAGAGACCGCAAGCCCAGGGCTACGGCCCCGCTTAGGCTCACGGCCGGTTAATGCCAAGTTGACTCGGGACCGCCGCCCGGCGGA
This window contains:
- a CDS encoding Hint domain-containing protein; translated protein: MAYYAGLNFVDPYQGAVTFTVDTTVYPRQITNITGTINGNPVTGPTTYAGANNLLAGFGERVNVGVQRERGYLFDGGVSFSAGGVDYNVRNPSNSFFGQNVISSSAAPGVTNPVELTAIADPNPVCFVSGTLIETTRGAVAVEDLAPGDVAVTASGGRRPIVWIGHRTVEAQPVRISAGAFGGGLPLRDLYLSPGHPVLVGADADNEGGCLVPIMCLENGTSIARTISAPVTYWHVELDAHDVILAEGLPAESYIDGGDRAFFAEASDHALHNPDFVPPGWGARCRPVAIDGPAVDAERRRLSAVFAASLERHSAWPAGELVL
- a CDS encoding site-specific integrase, with protein sequence MNDADAKLAFAPEVFPRSGENLPAEAAAIVRAYQRASKADATVKAYKSDAAVFQAWCARYGFRSLPASAEAVAAFLVAEAEAGRSAATIGRRRAAIRYAHKLAGLPDPTDDEGVRTAAQGIRRRVGVAPKRKAAATAEIVAAMLMRIPDTLTGKRDRALLALGFAGAFRRSELVALDVADLTEHADGLRVRVRRSKTDQEGQGVEKAIPHGRFIRPVALVREWLDAAGISEGPVFRPVSRSGRVRAVANLATPPRLTTQAVADVIKRHLEAAGLDPTLFGAHSLRAGFITTAAERGADLARIMDVSGHRDPRTVVGYIRRANAFKDHAGGGFL
- a CDS encoding AAA family ATPase, producing the protein MKVIAIAARKGGVGKTTLAMHLSVLASEPDKPALLLDTDPQRSLAWWHRLREADVPNLIEADARELPELIDAARREGIARVIIDTPPHAEDSILGAMRCADVVLVPTRPGPLDLAAVAATLDLAERVGKAPLAVINHSPPRTGVAEPAIVTEARAALASMGAEVAETAVANRVSMSHAILSGLTVGEHEPSGKAAAEVGALWREVQARLSATGKGTR
- a CDS encoding penicillin-binding protein encodes the protein MPTRRLALASMLAMMAAPAIGSTPSPFLAAIRRARLADAANRQAGADSLDVFGPNGARPAYWRAYRFGVLAERYSARRALHALTPTTADEASALVAYHAERVSLTNDPEAVRAARRRLRKVFARPGAAPAPPLPAILRPPAPS